From the genome of Thermoflexus hugenholtzii, one region includes:
- a CDS encoding histidine kinase N-terminal 7TM domain-containing protein, with protein sequence MARTDPLDLIIQINFVIVAALLIAAFSLLVYLLAYYFQSRSARGAAWLLASVSIVYLGDLVLFFVADPRSAEPWLRLQWLGIAIAPAAYAHLTDALLERTGSFSPWRRWAVRGAYALAFLWFLLALSSDLLVHDGTADGRAFHLWAGPLFPLFLIYFIGGVGWGIVNAWRVRQRTLISTHRRRMTYLALTMIAPAVGVFPYLLLAGRTLPAYPLVFWGMVGISNLFIGTMLFGMVYAVAYVDVLVPDRIVKQRWITYLLRGPVLATLVALVMFGVSRLSHALGLPLALLLPLAAVGTIVSYELLSDAIRPFFEWLFLRRDVSELARMRRLSETMITARDLRQFLEGILALICETLRSPTGFVVRRTPEGIEPVAAFGDIAHASIEATLAEVEPSSNGPVRTDGFWVWPLRSRAEGILLGAIAVAAPSIEVSPEVLHEVLPVWIARAAAALEDRLIQERALQALEQVAEEARRLRWAEREPSTLSLIEHPEFTTWVRDALAHYWGGPRLLQSPLLQLRVVQQAMEAHDGNPIRALRAVLAEAIERLRPDGERKLTAPEWLLYNLLELRFLQGRKVREIAQRLALSESDLYRKQRAAIEAVAMVLAEMERRAARLTEEEPSPPPRAPHPARGGGREIPPEEDGAPR encoded by the coding sequence ATGGCTCGAACAGATCCGCTCGACCTGATCATCCAGATCAACTTCGTCATCGTCGCCGCGCTGCTCATCGCCGCCTTCTCCCTGCTGGTCTACCTGCTCGCTTATTACTTCCAGAGCCGGAGCGCCCGGGGGGCGGCGTGGCTGCTGGCCTCGGTCTCCATCGTCTACCTGGGCGACCTGGTCCTCTTCTTCGTGGCCGATCCCCGGTCCGCGGAGCCGTGGCTCCGGCTGCAATGGCTGGGCATCGCCATCGCCCCGGCGGCCTACGCGCATCTGACCGATGCCTTGCTGGAGCGCACCGGCTCCTTCTCCCCGTGGCGCCGCTGGGCGGTCCGGGGGGCCTACGCCCTGGCCTTCCTCTGGTTTCTGCTCGCCCTGTCGAGCGATCTCCTGGTCCACGACGGGACGGCGGATGGCCGGGCCTTCCATCTGTGGGCCGGCCCCCTCTTCCCCCTGTTTTTGATCTACTTCATCGGAGGGGTGGGCTGGGGGATCGTGAACGCTTGGCGGGTCCGGCAACGGACGCTGATCTCCACCCACCGGCGGCGGATGACCTACCTGGCCCTCACGATGATCGCCCCCGCCGTCGGGGTCTTCCCCTATCTGCTTCTGGCCGGGCGGACCCTCCCGGCTTACCCCCTGGTCTTCTGGGGGATGGTGGGGATCAGCAACCTGTTCATCGGGACGATGCTGTTCGGCATGGTCTACGCCGTCGCCTACGTGGACGTGCTGGTGCCGGACCGGATCGTCAAGCAGCGCTGGATCACCTACCTGCTGCGCGGGCCGGTCCTGGCCACCCTGGTGGCCCTGGTGATGTTCGGGGTCAGCCGGCTGAGCCACGCCCTGGGTCTGCCCCTGGCCCTCCTTCTCCCCCTGGCCGCCGTGGGCACGATCGTCAGCTATGAGCTGCTCAGCGATGCGATCCGCCCCTTCTTCGAGTGGCTGTTCCTGCGGCGGGACGTCTCGGAGCTGGCGCGGATGCGCCGGCTGAGCGAGACGATGATCACCGCCCGGGATCTGCGGCAGTTCCTGGAGGGGATCCTGGCCCTGATCTGCGAGACCCTCCGCTCGCCCACCGGGTTCGTGGTGCGTCGCACCCCGGAGGGGATCGAGCCCGTGGCCGCCTTCGGCGACATCGCGCATGCCTCCATCGAGGCCACTCTGGCGGAGGTGGAGCCCTCCTCGAACGGGCCGGTGCGGACGGACGGCTTCTGGGTGTGGCCCCTGCGGAGCCGGGCGGAAGGGATCCTCCTGGGGGCCATCGCCGTGGCCGCTCCATCCATCGAGGTCTCCCCCGAGGTCCTCCACGAGGTCCTCCCCGTCTGGATCGCCCGGGCCGCCGCCGCCCTGGAGGACCGGCTGATCCAGGAGCGGGCGCTGCAGGCCCTGGAGCAGGTGGCCGAGGAGGCCCGTCGCCTGCGGTGGGCGGAGCGGGAACCCTCCACCCTCTCCCTCATCGAACATCCAGAGTTCACCACCTGGGTCCGGGACGCCCTGGCGCACTACTGGGGCGGCCCCCGGCTGCTCCAGAGCCCCCTGCTGCAGCTGCGGGTGGTGCAGCAGGCGATGGAAGCCCACGACGGTAACCCCATCCGCGCCCTGCGGGCCGTGCTGGCCGAGGCCATCGAGCGGCTCCGCCCGGATGGGGAGCGGAAGCTGACGGCGCCGGAGTGGTTGCTCTACAACCTGCTGGAGCTGCGCTTCCTCCAGGGCCGCAAGGTCCGCGAGATCGCCCAGCGGCTGGCCC